In Candidatus Omnitrophota bacterium, the DNA window CGCGCTAAGGAGTGGGTGGGTAAAATTAATAGTCCCGCCACGCGTATTTACGTTAAGAGTAAACTCGAAGCTATTAGAGCGCAATCAAAGATCGCGCCAATATCCTCGTAAATACATAAGGCATCGAACCGGTTACAGTTTGTGACCGGTTCTTTTCGTTCTACAAGGGTTATTTTTGTTGACGATATGAGGTTAAAGTAGTAATATTTAACCGGCCATGAAGACCACCCGCCTTATAATATTACTGGTAATGACGCTACTTTTAGCGCCGCCGCGAGCTTTCGCCCAGCCGCCCAATCCTAGCCAGGAGATCGGCGGTATCCAGAGGACTCGCGAGATGGAAGAGAGGGCGAAGAAATTAACATCGGAAGTTCAAGCGAAGAAACAGAAGCCTAAGATAGAAGAAGAGAAATTACCGTCCGAAATAGCTCCGGCCCTCCCCAACGAAAAGATCCTGATCAAGAATGTAGTGGTTATCGGTGCCACGCTGATACCGGAAAAAGACATCAGGGCCATAGTCGATCCTTTCGAAAATAAAGAGCTTTCTATTGCGGAGATGCAGAAGGCGGTGGACCTGATAACGGATGCCTACCGCAAAAAAGGGTATATAACGTCGCGCGCTTATATCCCTCCCCAGAAGATCGAAAATAACAGGTTTGAGATAAGGGTCATCGAGGGAAAGATGGGAGATCTCGACGTAACGGGTAACCGCTACTATAAGAACTTTCTCTTTAAAAAAAAATTCCTGCTGAAAAAGGGCGAGGCCTTTAACTACTATGTCCTCGCCAGGACCCTGCGCAAGATAAATGAGCAGCCGGACAGGTTCGCAAAGGCGGTCCTGGTTCCCGGTAAAGAGCCTGGCGCCACGGATGTCGTGCTGGAAGTGAAAGACGACCTGCCCGCTCATGCGGGAGTTAATTACGACAATTACGGCTCGCGCTACATCCTGAACGACCGCTATCAGTTCAACGTTTCACACAATAATCTTTTGGGTTTCGAGGACCTGTTTCAATTCCAGTATACTATGACGCAGGCTGAGACGTATCGTCTTATAGGCGGAAGCTACGTTCTCCCGCTGACAGAGAAACTTAAAGTGGGATTCTCCGCTCTCTGGGCAAAACTGCATCTATTGAATGACTATAAGCCGCTCGATGTGCGCGGCAAGAGCGAGCTATACAGCATCTTCGCCACGCAATCTATCCTGGATGAAGAAAAATACAGCGTGAATTTGAATGCCGGATTCGATATAAAAGACGTCTTTAACTTTCAAAACGACCAGGAGACGAGCCGCGACAGGATGCGCGTAGCTAAGATAGGAATAGACGCCGATCTCACCGATCCGCTCGGGCGAAGTATATTTACAAACGGAGTAGAGATAGGCATACCGGGCTTCATGGGCGGCCTTAAATACAAGGACCCGCGAGCTTCCACTGTCGGTTCAGGCGGCGAGTTTGTAAAGTATGTTATGAACTTTTACCGGTTACAGCCGATGCCGTTCGAATCATCGATCCTTTTCAAAAACCAACTGCAGGTTTCGAACAAGCCGCTTACGTCTACTGAACAGTTTCAGATAGGCGGCATCATCAATACGAGGGGGTATCCTCCGGCTGAACTCGTAGGCGATCAGGGTTTTTCCAGCACGACCGAGTGGTCCTTCCCGGTATATTTACTGCCTAAAGACGCGAAGATCCCGTCGACGCAGATCAATTGGTATGATACCGTAAGATTTGTCACTTTTTATGATTACGGCAACGTCCGCTTAAGAAAACCGGGAGGCAACGCGAGTAAATTCGGCCAATTAAGCGATTTCGGATGGGGAATCAGATTTAACCTGCCGAAACATTTTTCTTTCAAAGTGGATTTCGCCTATCCCATTGATAAAGGCGCTTCCGATGGCAAAACTAACCGCACCTGGATGCAGATCTCGTCGAATTTTTAAGTGTAATTTGAATTCATGTAAAATATAAAAAAGTAAGCTTTTCTGATTGACTTTCGTTTCCCCAGGGTGTAAGATGAAGATGAGGGAAGATGAGAGGCGGTGAGAACGCCATGAAAACTAACCTCAGAAGGATTGTGATGACGAAGAAATGGCCAATAATCTGCTTATCATTGATATTATTCTCATTAATAATATCTCCCGTTGCTTTATTTGCCGACCCGCAAGATGCTTCTAACAATTTACCTTCAGGAGAGAAAGTAGTTTCAGGTAATGTCACCGTAGATCGCTCGATCGCGAACACCCTTAATGTAAATATAGCCTCCCAGAATGCCATCGTAGAATGGACCAGCTTCTCAATAGCTTCCGGTTACACGACGAACTTTAATTTCAATATCGCCCAGCCATCCTTAGGCAGTATCTTAAATAACGTTACCGGCCCTAACATGTCCGTTATTAACGGCGCCATGAATTCGAACGGCAACGTGCTTCTTGTCAACTCTAACGGAATAGTATTCGGCGAAAGCTCGCGTGTTAATTGCGCCTCCATGATAGCATCGACCTTGAAGATCGATTACGATAATTTCCTGAACCCCGTTAACGGCCAGTATAAATTCTATAAAGACGGCGGTAACGGGTTCATTATTAACGCCGGCCGCATCGCGGCCCAGCCTGGTGGATATATAGTGCTTCTCTCACAGGCCATCGATAACAGCGGGACCATCACGGTGAGCAGTATCGACGCGAAGGTTGGAAGAATAGTTCTCGCTTCAGGAGAACGGATGACAGTCGCGATGGATGACAGGAGCCTGATATCGGTGGCCATAGAAGATGGCGTGAAGAGCGCTATATTCGGGCCTGATGGCGCTCAGATGAAGTCCGCCATTAAGAATAGCGGCTCGCTCTTAGCGGACGGCGGCAGGATCACCCTTACGGCAAAGAGCATGAATAAGGTATTCGATTACGCTATCAATAATACGGGAATTATCCAGGCTAACAGCGTAGTCAAGAATAACGGAATTATCGAGTTTGTAGTAGAAGGCGCTCCGATCGTCAATACAGGCAGGATAGAGGCAGGCAAGGTCACCATTAATGCCGTTAATACCGATCTATTCAATTTTGGCGAGATAATATCCCAGAATGTGGCTGAACTGCCGGATAAGGGCAGTATCTATATAAACGCTGTAAATATGCTGCAGGATGGCCTGATTTCATCCAATGGAGTCGTGGCCATCGATATTGACAATATGAACACCACCCAGGTGATTATATATGATCCGTCCAGCCTGGCTCAAGATCCTAACGCCGCTTCTCTACCGACCGCGGTTATCCAGGGTAATGAGGTAAGGATAACCTTTAGGAAGCTAGGCTCCACGGATCAGCCTATACAGATTAAAGCGCCCACGACCTATATATATAGGAAGGAAGGCGATATCGATATTTCAGATAGCTTAGGTTTAGGCACGAGCATATTGATGCGCGGCCCGCCTGAGAGCAACTTCTCGATTATCTACTCTAAAGATACAAATCTCACCTTAGATGCGGCCCATGTAACAGTTGTGGGGACCACTCCAACTCATTTCTACGGAAATATTACATTCAGCGATTTCATCTGTACAGTTCCCGACAAAGAGATATATTTTGAGGCGGGGAAGACGTATACCATCTTAGGGTCTCTTGAAATACAGGGATCCTACGCTAAGCCCGTAAGGCTTATCTCCTCTGTATGGGGTAGCCCTTGGTATATCGACTCTAAAAGCTCCCAGGATATCTACTATGCCTGGGTGCAGGACTCCTATAATATTAACCCCCAGGAGATAATAGCCATCCTTTCCACTAGCCACGGCGGCTGTTATAACTGGGATCCTACGGTTACATGGTCAGGACTGTCTGGAGCTAACAGCAACTGGAGCACTGGGGCGAACTGGGTAGGCGGATCAGCCCCCGGCGTGAATGATTACCTCCAATTCCCAGATGGGGCTGCGCGTATGTCAAATAATAATGATTTTGCTGCGGGTACAGGCTTTGCTTCTATCCAATTTACAGGGACAAGCGGCGGTTATACTTTAAATGGTAATCGAATTACTTTGGGTACAGGCGGTATAACTTCCAGCAATACTTCAGGAACGAATACGATAAATTTGGAAATCTCAATGGCCGCGGACCGGACAGTTACGGTTGCTACAGGAGGCACCTTGACCATTAGCGATATTATAAGTGGTGCTGGTGGTATCACCAAAGACGGTTCTGGCATCCTTATTCTTACAAAAGCCAACACCTATACTGGCATCACAAATGTCAATATCGGAATATTAAATATCCAGCATAAAAATGCTCTTGGCTCTACTGCCGCAGGTACTGTAGTGTCAAGCGGTGCTGCCCTTGAGATTCAAGGAGGCATTACGGGGGTCGCTGAACCTATTACCTTGAACGGAAGCGGCATCTCAAGCAGTGGTGCTTTAAAGAGTATAAGCGGCACCAATTCCATAACTGGAGCTATTACCTTAGAAAGCGCTACACGTATAAATTCAAATGCGAACACACTTACTATTTCCGGAGGAATTGTAGGTAGCGGTTATGCCCTGACCGTGGGAGGCGCTGGCAATGTTACATTTACCGCCGCTGCTATTGCAGGTGCGGGTACCACTGTTACTAAAGATGGTGCAGGCACGCTCACATATAGTGCCGCCAATACTTATACTGGTTTAACCACGATCAATGCAGGTACGCTAGCCTATGGAGCAGGAGTCGATGCTATTGTGGGTGATGTAACCGTGTCAGGCGGTACGTTAGATATAGCTGGCCGCTCAGATACAGTGGGAGCAGTTACTCTTACGAGTGGAACTATCACAGGTACAACAGGAGTTCTAACTGGCACTTCGTATACGCTCGAGAGCGGAACAGTCAATGCTATCTTGGGCGGTGCGGGTGTAGCCTTAACAAAAAACACAGCGGGTACCGTGATCCTTACAAAAACCAATACCTATACCGGCGCCACTACGATAAGTGCAGGGACACTGCAATACGGCGCTAATAATGTGCTCTCTAATAGCACCGCCGTAACAATCAATGGCGGCGCAACGCTTGATCTCAATAATTTTCTTGGTACCGTTGGTTCCGTTGCCGGCTTCGGAAATATCACACTGGGTTCAGGCACTCTGACTACAGGTGCCGATGACACTTCCACCACGTTTTCAGGAGTTATCTCGGGTTCTGGCGATCTTACCAAGTCAGGCACAGGCACCCTTACCTTAAGCGGCGCTAATACATATACAGGTGTAACGACAATCAGCGCGGGCACATTAAGCATTAATACCCTCGCGAACGTAAGTGGTGGTGCCAGTTCTTTAGGCGCTCCGACAACATCCCTAAATGGAACAATTGCCCTCGGCGCAACGGGAATATTACAATATACTGGCTCTGGTCATTCTTCGGATCGTGTTATCAATTTGACAGCAGATGGCGGAACAATTGATGCCTCCGGTAGTGGTACATTGACTTTAACCGGCGGCGTTACTGGAAATAAATTCAATCTAGTGCTGACTGGAAATGGAGCTGGCGTTGAAAGCGGAGTGATTAAAACCACATCAGGTACCTTAACCAAAAATGGAATCGGCACCTGGACGCTCTCAGGCGCCAACACCTACACAGGAGCCACTACAGTAAACGCCGGAACGCTAAAAGCGGGCGTGGCCTCAGTGGCGAATACTAGCGGTGCGTTCGGCAAAAACTCGGCTGTGACGATGGCGGATGTTGCGTCCGCAATTTTGGACATCACGGGCTTCAATACGCAGATTGGTTCTATCACTGGCGGTGGCGCGGCAGGCGGCAATGTGACGCTTGGTGCCGCGACCCTAACGGTTGGCGGCGACAATACCAGCCCGGCGGCATATGCCGGCGTGATCTCCGGCGCGGGTGCCATAACCAAGATCGGCACAGGCACTTTCACTTTAAGCGGCGCCAACACCTACACAGGCAAGACCTCGATCCAAAACGGTATTCTTAGCGCGACGTCAATCAATAGCGTTGGCGGCGCAGCCAGCAGCTTGGGTATGCCGACCACCGTCTCAAATGGTACAATTGATTTGGGCGCGACCAACACAACAGGACAATTAACCTACACAGGCGGCGCGGCTACATCAGATCGTGTCATAAATTTGGCTGGCACCACAGGTGACGGTGTTATCGATCAATCAGGTACAGGCTTGTTGAAGTTCACCAGTGATTTTACAGCCACGGGTGCCGGTGACAAGACGCTTACGCTGCAAGGCTCCACGACAGGTACCGGAGAAATCGCCGGCAAGATCGTAAATTACGATGGTACCCGCATTACATCGGTTATCAAGACCGGTACCGGCACCTGGACGCTTTCAGGTGCCAACACCTATACTGGTTTGACTACAGTAAGCGCCGGTACATTAGCTTATGGAGCAAATAACGTGATCTCTACAGGAGACGTAACCGTAAGTAGCGGAGCGACATTGGATCTTGCCGGCTATTCTGACAGCTTCGGTGCGCTCACTGTGACCGGTAGTAGCGTCACTACTAGCGGTGGCAACCTTACCTTGACTTCAACCCTGAAGATGACCGGTGGCAGTATCAGCACAGGCTCAGGCACCCTTACATTAGGCGGTAATGTCACCGGCAATGCTAGCGCTACGAGCTCCACTATCAGTGGTAAATTAGACCTTGGTGCGGCCACTCGCGTTTTCACCATCGCTAACGGAGCGGCTGCCGATGATATGTTAATCTCCGCGGTGATTAGAAGCGCATCCGGCGCATTCGGAATTAACAAGGCCGGCTTAGGCACCCTTACCTTAAGCGGCGCCAACACCTATATCGGCGCCACGACTCTAAATGCAGGCAAGCTTAACATCAACAATTCTACGGCACTCGGCACAGGTACTTTTGATATCTCAGGCGGAGACATAGACAATACCAGCGGCGGCCCTATCACCCTTACAAATAACAATCTTCAAACATGGAGCAGTAACTTCACCTTCACCGGCACTAATAACTTGAACCTAGGCACAGGAGGAGTGACTATAAACGCTACCCGTACAGTGACTGTAGATGCTGGCAATCTCACTGTCGGCGGTGTTATAACCGGAGGCGCAGGTGATGGTCTCACCAAAGATGGCTCCGGCACCCTTATCTTAAGTGGTGTTAATACCTATACAGGTATAACGAAAATCAGCATGGGAACGTTGAGCGTAGCGACCATTGGAGACGGAGGCGTAGCGGGCAACCTTGGTCAAGCTACTAATGCCGCGGCCAACTTGGTGCTGGGCGGCGGTACTTTGCAGTATACTGGTGCAACAGCATCGACTAATCGGAACTTCACCTTAACGACAGGCACCACTTCCACCATCGATATCACAACCGCCGGGACTGATCTTACGATCTCGGGAGCTAGCACTAACACGACGGGCGCTCTCACTAAGGTAGGATCCGGCACCCTGACACTGTCGGGGACCAACCTATATACCGGCACCACTACGGTGAATGCTGGCACCATAACTTGCGGTGTTAATAATGCTTTCTCTTCATCCACTGTTATGGTATCTTCAGGAGCAACACTCGACATAGTTGGCTATAATTTTTCCGCCGGTGGAACTAGTTTCACGAATAACGGTCTCGTAAAATTACAAGGTCTCTCCACACAGTCAGTGCCTAATATAGCAGGCAGTGTAGAATATACGGGCACAGGCACAGCGCTGAAGGCCGGCAACTCTTACACGAACCTCACGTTCTCCGGCACAGTAGAATATACGGGCACAGGCACAGCGCTGAAGGCCGGCAACTCTTACACGAACCTCACGTTCTCCGGCACAGGCACATACACCCTCGCCAGCAACCTGTCAGTATCAAGTTCGGTCATAGTCGGGGTAAATGACATATTGGACCTGGTAAGCTATAACTTAACAGGTGGTGCAAGCGTCACGAATAACGGTCTCGTAAAATTACAAGGTCTCTCCACACAGTCAGTGCCTAATATAGCAGGCAGTGTAGAATATACGGGCACAGGCACAGCGCTGAAGGCCGGCAACTCTTACACGAACCTCACGTTCTCCGGCACAGACAGGCACATACACATTAGATAGCGACCTTACTATAACAGGTGATTTAATGATAGGTGTGGGTAGCACATTAAATTGCAGTAATAAAACTATTACTATCTCCGGTAACTGGACTAACAATGGAACATTCACTCCCGGCACGGGAACCGTTAAATTTACAGGCGCCGGCCAATCAAACATATCAGGCGATACCACCTTTAATAACCTCTATTGCGATATTGCCGGAAAGACTCTACAATTTACAGCGGGCTCGACCCAGACAATAACAGGCACCCTCACTTTGAAAGGTACGTCTATCATAAACCGCCTTATATTACAGAGTAGCGCTTCTCCCACGCAGTGGAAGATAGATCCGCAAGGAACTGTAGCTGTGGATTTCCTTGAGGTGCACGATTCTAATAATGTAGGCCCGGCCATATATAATGCGAATAGTGTATTCTTTAATTGTATAGGTTGGGCAACAAATCCACCGCCTCCTTCTCCTACGCTTACAAATACAACGACTATAACCACCCAGCTCTCGACCCTGGAAAACCCCAGATACCCGTCTCCGGATATGGGGCAGATGACCACATATCAGATAAATATAGTCAATCCGAGCGTGGGCGGGGTGTACTTCTACCAGCCGCTGACGTCTTACGATATGGCGGCCTTTAACGCGATGATCCTTGACGCGAACTCTTACAGCTTCTTGAATGGCTCGATAAACCTGGTAGGCCATGAAGGACTCAGGTCGTTGTTCGAGAACTCCGGAAATCAGGGGCTCTCCCGATAACAAATACTACCGCAACGTAGATACAGTGAAGGGCAAGTGAATAACTTGCCCTTTCTTTTTATCCCCGGCCACATAACTGTGTCCGGGGATTTTTTGCATTTATTTTAAAATAATCTGCAACAATTTTGGCCTTTTTAGCGTCTTTATATGTAGGGGATGCATATGCCAAAAACCATTAGTCTTAAAAGGAGCTGATAAGATGAGTAAAATATCAAAACAATCTACGGAAGCTTTGTATAAGCGGGTCGCCTTAATATTAAATGAGGCGCGAAGCCGTGTTTTACAAACAGTCAATTCAACTATGGTGCGAGCTTACTGGGAGATCGGCCGCTTGATCGTTGAGCACGAACAGAAAGGCAAAACTCGAGCCGGCTATGGCGATTTTCTTATAAAGGGATTATCCGAAAGGTTGACCGTAGATTTCGGGAAAGGGTTTACCCCTAGAAATTTGTGGTATATGAAGAATTTTTATCTCGCTTTTCCAAAAGTGAACGCGCTGCGTTCACTTTTGGGTTGGACTCATTATCGCTTGCTTCTTAAGGTTGAAAATATAGAGGCCCGCGGATTTTATGAGGTTGAATCCATTAAGAGCCGGTGGAGTTCCCGTGAGCTGGATCGGCAGATAAATTCTCTATTATTTGAACGACTGGCTTTAAGTAAAGACAAGAAACAGATCTTAAGGATGGCCAGGGAGGGGCAGGCTGTTTCAGACCCTAGAGACCTTATTAAAGATCCATATGTTCTGGAATTTCTTAATATCAAAGAGAATACGTCTCTTTTGGAGAAGGACCTTGAAAGCAATCTTATCAATAAGCTTCATAAATTTCTTCTTGAGCTTGGCCGGGGGTTTGCTTTTATAGCGAGACAGAAGCGTATCACTGTTGATGGAGACCATTTCTATATTGACCTTGTATTTTACAACTATTTACTGAAATGCTTTGTTTTGATCGATCTCAAAATAGGTAAGCTTACTCACGGTGACATCGGGCAGATGGACTTTTATATGCGGTATTTCGAGGGAGAGGAAAAGAAACAGGGAGACAACCCTACGATAGGCCTGATCCTGTGTTCTAATAAGAACAATACCATGGTCAAATATACCCTTCTTTCCGGAAGCAAACAGATGTTCGCATCGAAATATAAACTATACTTACCTTCCAAGCAAGAGCTTAAAAGCGAGCTGCAGGATGGCACTCATACCAACAACAAATACCACGGCAATATGGATAACTATTAAGGGCGAGTGAATAGCTTGCCCTTTCTTTTAAATGTAGATTGACAATAGTGTCACAATAGTGTATACTTATGGGTGACAGGAGGGATGTATGAAATTTGTCACAATAAGAGATCTCAGGTCTAAATCGCACCAGATACAGGTCGAGCTTCCGAAGTGTATGGAGATGGTTTTGACGTCGAACGGAAAGCCT includes these proteins:
- a CDS encoding autotransporter-associated beta strand repeat-containing protein, producing MRGGENAMKTNLRRIVMTKKWPIICLSLILFSLIISPVALFADPQDASNNLPSGEKVVSGNVTVDRSIANTLNVNIASQNAIVEWTSFSIASGYTTNFNFNIAQPSLGSILNNVTGPNMSVINGAMNSNGNVLLVNSNGIVFGESSRVNCASMIASTLKIDYDNFLNPVNGQYKFYKDGGNGFIINAGRIAAQPGGYIVLLSQAIDNSGTITVSSIDAKVGRIVLASGERMTVAMDDRSLISVAIEDGVKSAIFGPDGAQMKSAIKNSGSLLADGGRITLTAKSMNKVFDYAINNTGIIQANSVVKNNGIIEFVVEGAPIVNTGRIEAGKVTINAVNTDLFNFGEIISQNVAELPDKGSIYINAVNMLQDGLISSNGVVAIDIDNMNTTQVIIYDPSSLAQDPNAASLPTAVIQGNEVRITFRKLGSTDQPIQIKAPTTYIYRKEGDIDISDSLGLGTSILMRGPPESNFSIIYSKDTNLTLDAAHVTVVGTTPTHFYGNITFSDFICTVPDKEIYFEAGKTYTILGSLEIQGSYAKPVRLISSVWGSPWYIDSKSSQDIYYAWVQDSYNINPQEIIAILSTSHGGCYNWDPTVTWSGLSGANSNWSTGANWVGGSAPGVNDYLQFPDGAARMSNNNDFAAGTGFASIQFTGTSGGYTLNGNRITLGTGGITSSNTSGTNTINLEISMAADRTVTVATGGTLTISDIISGAGGITKDGSGILILTKANTYTGITNVNIGILNIQHKNALGSTAAGTVVSSGAALEIQGGITGVAEPITLNGSGISSSGALKSISGTNSITGAITLESATRINSNANTLTISGGIVGSGYALTVGGAGNVTFTAAAIAGAGTTVTKDGAGTLTYSAANTYTGLTTINAGTLAYGAGVDAIVGDVTVSGGTLDIAGRSDTVGAVTLTSGTITGTTGVLTGTSYTLESGTVNAILGGAGVALTKNTAGTVILTKTNTYTGATTISAGTLQYGANNVLSNSTAVTINGGATLDLNNFLGTVGSVAGFGNITLGSGTLTTGADDTSTTFSGVISGSGDLTKSGTGTLTLSGANTYTGVTTISAGTLSINTLANVSGGASSLGAPTTSLNGTIALGATGILQYTGSGHSSDRVINLTADGGTIDASGSGTLTLTGGVTGNKFNLVLTGNGAGVESGVIKTTSGTLTKNGIGTWTLSGANTYTGATTVNAGTLKAGVASVANTSGAFGKNSAVTMADVASAILDITGFNTQIGSITGGGAAGGNVTLGAATLTVGGDNTSPAAYAGVISGAGAITKIGTGTFTLSGANTYTGKTSIQNGILSATSINSVGGAASSLGMPTTVSNGTIDLGATNTTGQLTYTGGAATSDRVINLAGTTGDGVIDQSGTGLLKFTSDFTATGAGDKTLTLQGSTTGTGEIAGKIVNYDGTRITSVIKTGTGTWTLSGANTYTGLTTVSAGTLAYGANNVISTGDVTVSSGATLDLAGYSDSFGALTVTGSSVTTSGGNLTLTSTLKMTGGSISTGSGTLTLGGNVTGNASATSSTISGKLDLGAATRVFTIANGAAADDMLISAVIRSASGAFGINKAGLGTLTLSGANTYIGATTLNAGKLNINNSTALGTGTFDISGGDIDNTSGGPITLTNNNLQTWSSNFTFTGTNNLNLGTGGVTINATRTVTVDAGNLTVGGVITGGAGDGLTKDGSGTLILSGVNTYTGITKISMGTLSVATIGDGGVAGNLGQATNAAANLVLGGGTLQYTGATASTNRNFTLTTGTTSTIDITTAGTDLTISGASTNTTGALTKVGSGTLTLSGTNLYTGTTTVNAGTITCGVNNAFSSSTVMVSSGATLDIVGYNFSAGGTSFTNNGLVKLQGLSTQSVPNIAGSVEYTGTGTALKAGNSYTNLTFSGTVEYTGTGTALKAGNSYTNLTFSGTGTYTLASNLSVSSSVIVGVNDILDLVSYNLTGGASVTNNGLVKLQGLSTQSVPNIAGSVEYTGTGTALKAGNSYTNLTFSGTDRHIHIR
- a CDS encoding PDDEXK nuclease domain-containing protein codes for the protein MSKISKQSTEALYKRVALILNEARSRVLQTVNSTMVRAYWEIGRLIVEHEQKGKTRAGYGDFLIKGLSERLTVDFGKGFTPRNLWYMKNFYLAFPKVNALRSLLGWTHYRLLLKVENIEARGFYEVESIKSRWSSRELDRQINSLLFERLALSKDKKQILRMAREGQAVSDPRDLIKDPYVLEFLNIKENTSLLEKDLESNLINKLHKFLLELGRGFAFIARQKRITVDGDHFYIDLVFYNYLLKCFVLIDLKIGKLTHGDIGQMDFYMRYFEGEEKKQGDNPTIGLILCSNKNNTMVKYTLLSGSKQMFASKYKLYLPSKQELKSELQDGTHTNNKYHGNMDNY